One genomic window of Archaeoglobus neptunius includes the following:
- a CDS encoding formylmethanofuran dehydrogenase subunit B yields MVENVICTFCGSVCDDGQFDIEQFKSKKLCKLGSSKFSKKERIKAPMIDGKEVSYEKAIEKAAEILVNAKKPLLYGWASTVNEAIRLGVILTEKVRGIYDQCASVCHAPGTLAVIEEGLPGGSLGAIKNRADVVIFWGANPMEAHPRHGMRYSISAKGLLIKDRKQRKVIVVDVRPTKTAKLADDFIQIKPGYDYPIISALRAIISGNADVVPDEVGGVSKEKLMELAETMKNAKYGAILYGLGVTQSRGRDRNIENAVKLIQLLNRTTRWVIWPMRGHYNVVGAGEVPAWEAGYQYAIDFSRGYPRFSPAEFSAVEVLKRKDCDAALIIASDPAAHFPKAAVKHLKDIPVIQIDPFPNMTTLLANVVIPSAVAGLEAEGTAYRMDGIPLRVKKVVDSEYWSDEQILEKLLEKVEEFKG; encoded by the coding sequence ATGGTTGAGAATGTAATCTGCACGTTTTGTGGAAGTGTTTGTGACGACGGACAGTTTGACATTGAACAGTTCAAGTCAAAAAAGCTCTGCAAGCTTGGTAGCAGCAAGTTCTCGAAGAAGGAAAGAATTAAGGCTCCAATGATTGATGGTAAAGAAGTAAGCTACGAAAAGGCGATCGAAAAAGCTGCAGAAATTCTTGTAAACGCCAAAAAACCACTGCTTTACGGATGGGCCTCTACAGTTAATGAGGCCATAAGACTGGGTGTGATTCTGACTGAGAAGGTTCGTGGAATTTACGATCAGTGTGCAAGTGTTTGCCATGCACCCGGAACTCTCGCCGTTATTGAGGAGGGTTTGCCCGGTGGATCGCTTGGAGCAATAAAGAACAGGGCAGATGTTGTGATTTTCTGGGGAGCAAACCCGATGGAGGCCCATCCAAGGCACGGGATGAGGTATTCAATCTCTGCAAAAGGTTTGCTGATAAAAGACAGAAAGCAGAGGAAGGTTATTGTTGTTGACGTCAGACCGACAAAGACCGCCAAACTTGCGGACGATTTCATACAGATTAAACCGGGATATGACTATCCAATTATCTCCGCTCTAAGAGCGATTATCTCCGGAAACGCAGATGTTGTGCCGGACGAGGTGGGCGGAGTAAGCAAGGAAAAGTTAATGGAGCTTGCTGAAACGATGAAGAACGCCAAATATGGTGCCATACTATACGGTCTTGGCGTTACGCAGTCGAGAGGAAGAGACAGAAACATAGAAAATGCCGTTAAGCTCATTCAACTTCTCAATCGCACCACAAGATGGGTAATCTGGCCCATGAGGGGACATTACAACGTCGTTGGTGCTGGTGAGGTTCCAGCATGGGAAGCTGGATATCAGTACGCAATAGATTTCAGCCGGGGATATCCCAGATTCTCTCCTGCAGAATTCTCAGCTGTAGAAGTTCTGAAGAGAAAAGACTGTGATGCGGCCCTGATAATAGCTTCCGATCCTGCAGCTCACTTCCCGAAGGCTGCAGTGAAACACCTGAAAGACATACCGGTTATCCAGATTGATCCATTTCCCAACATGACGACCCTGCTCGCCAACGTTGTCATTCCCTCTGCAGTTGCCGGACTGGAGGCTGAGGGTACCGCATACAGAATGGATGGAATACCGCTCAGAGTGAAGAAAGTGGTTGACTCAGAATACTGGAGTGACGAGCAGATTCTTGAGAAGCTGCTTGAAAAAGTTGAGGAATTTAAGGGGTGA
- a CDS encoding molybdopterin dinucleotide binding domain-containing protein has translation MLEVEVISGRTLNQGATVEEKLTEEYFNAVNYAELNEEDWDTLGLQEGDRVKVKTEFGEVVVFAKKGNVPKGMIFIPMGPYANMVIDPSTDGTGMPQFKGVKGTVEKTDDKVLSVKELLEAI, from the coding sequence ATGCTGGAAGTAGAAGTTATATCTGGCAGAACCCTCAATCAGGGGGCCACTGTTGAGGAAAAATTGACAGAAGAATACTTCAACGCCGTCAATTACGCTGAGCTTAACGAGGAGGACTGGGACACCCTTGGGTTACAGGAAGGAGACAGGGTAAAGGTAAAAACAGAGTTTGGGGAGGTAGTAGTTTTCGCAAAAAAAGGGAATGTGCCGAAAGGAATGATATTCATCCCAATGGGCCCGTATGCAAACATGGTTATCGACCCCTCTACCGACGGAACAGGAATGCCCCAGTTTAAGGGCGTGAAGGGCACGGTTGAAAAGACCGATGATAAAGTTTTGAGTGTTAAGGAACTTCTGGAGGCGATTTAA
- a CDS encoding putative RNA uridine N3 methyltransferase: MLSIAIPSSSLINEKDEKIKTYKVGIIARAAAVFRVDEIIIYYDPILDESDFIAGILEYLETPQYLRKHIFPIKKSLQYAGLLPPLGIPSHRSKHLKVGETREGVVRHVAPDGTRWVDIGTDALAPLKCGREKGARVTVRICSKKPLRVEEAEPQEYWGYRIRKLELKELVRRKNLVVTSRKCGVPKPPEIKRNVTLVFGNPEEGVFEIAERLGIKMEAKCWNVVPQQGTRTVRLEEAIFAALSLVNFADYWGGLE; the protein is encoded by the coding sequence ATGCTGTCCATAGCCATCCCATCATCAAGCCTGATTAATGAAAAAGACGAGAAAATCAAAACATATAAGGTCGGCATAATTGCAAGGGCCGCAGCAGTTTTCAGAGTTGATGAGATAATTATATATTACGACCCTATTCTTGATGAATCCGATTTTATTGCAGGGATACTCGAATATCTTGAAACCCCCCAGTATCTGAGAAAGCACATATTCCCCATCAAAAAATCGTTACAGTATGCGGGTTTGCTTCCCCCTTTGGGAATCCCATCTCACAGGTCGAAACATTTAAAAGTCGGTGAAACAAGGGAGGGCGTTGTAAGACATGTTGCCCCTGACGGGACGCGATGGGTGGATATCGGCACCGATGCCCTGGCGCCCTTGAAGTGTGGTAGGGAAAAGGGCGCCCGCGTGACCGTCAGGATCTGTTCGAAGAAGCCGTTGCGGGTGGAAGAAGCGGAGCCTCAGGAGTACTGGGGCTACAGGATAAGGAAGCTCGAACTGAAAGAGCTGGTAAGAAGAAAGAATCTGGTGGTAACTTCCCGAAAATGCGGGGTTCCAAAACCGCCGGAAATAAAGCGAAATGTCACGCTGGTATTCGGAAATCCGGAAGAAGGTGTGTTCGAAATAGCAGAAAGGTTGGGGATAAAAATGGAAGCAAAATGCTGGAATGTGGTGCCTCAGCAGGGAACACGAACTGTTAGGTTAGAGGAAGCTATATTCGCAGCTCTCTCACTCGTTAATTTTGCAGACTACTGGGGTGGTTTAGAATGA
- the rpl3p gene encoding 50S ribosomal protein L3, producing MKYHRPRRGSLAFSPRKRAKSIIPRVRSWPECDRVRMQGFAGYKAGMTHVVMIDDRKNSPTYGEEVVVPVTVIETPPMKVAAVRVYRRTQYGLQIAAEVWSDNLDDFLDRRLNLPKKKPDVERLKEAVEDGASEIRVVTYTQPYMITGVPKKVPDVMEHRIGGNVEEALDYAVSKLGNEIAISEVFEEGALIDVISITKGKGFQGPVKRWGVITLDAKHARSSKHRRVGNLGPWNPHHVRWTVPQAGQMGFHQRTEYNKRLIKIGDNGEEITPRGGFLHYGVVRTQYVLVTGSVPGSVKRLVRMRDAIRPPKVQFDGVNIVYVSTTSKQGR from the coding sequence ATGAAGTATCACAGACCAAGAAGGGGTTCTTTAGCGTTTTCCCCGAGAAAGAGGGCTAAGAGCATCATACCAAGAGTTAGGTCCTGGCCGGAATGTGACAGGGTTAGGATGCAGGGGTTTGCTGGCTACAAGGCAGGGATGACCCATGTGGTGATGATAGACGACAGAAAGAATTCTCCAACGTATGGGGAAGAGGTGGTTGTACCAGTAACGGTAATAGAGACTCCGCCGATGAAAGTCGCAGCGGTTAGGGTGTACAGGAGAACTCAATATGGCTTGCAGATTGCTGCAGAAGTCTGGAGCGACAATCTCGATGACTTTCTTGACAGAAGGCTGAACCTTCCAAAGAAAAAACCTGATGTGGAAAGGCTGAAGGAAGCAGTGGAAGATGGAGCATCAGAAATTAGAGTTGTAACGTACACTCAGCCGTATATGATTACCGGGGTTCCAAAGAAGGTTCCCGATGTGATGGAGCACAGAATTGGTGGAAATGTTGAGGAGGCTCTTGATTATGCAGTTTCCAAACTTGGAAATGAAATTGCGATTTCGGAAGTTTTTGAGGAAGGGGCTTTGATCGATGTTATTTCAATTACGAAGGGTAAGGGCTTTCAGGGACCGGTTAAGAGATGGGGCGTTATAACGCTGGATGCAAAGCATGCGAGAAGCAGCAAACACAGGAGGGTTGGGAATCTCGGTCCATGGAACCCGCACCACGTCAGGTGGACTGTGCCGCAGGCAGGCCAGATGGGTTTCCACCAGAGGACGGAGTACAATAAGAGGTTGATAAAGATTGGTGATAATGGGGAGGAAATCACGCCTAGAGGAGGATTCCTGCACTATGGCGTCGTCAGAACTCAGTACGTTCTGGTTACCGGATCAGTTCCGGGAAGTGTGAAGAGGCTCGTGAGGATGAGAGATGCGATAAGACCGCCAAAGGTTCAGTTTGATGGTGTTAACATTGTGTATGTGAGCACAACGTCCAAACAGGGGAGATGA
- the rpl4p gene encoding 50S ribosomal protein L4, with amino-acid sequence MKARVLGLNGEVVEEIDLPEVFNEEFRPDIIKKAVLAIQSHRRQPYGPNPLSGVNYAWENWGPGHGYARVPRWKLGRRAVVVPQAVGGRRAHPPKPQRKWAEKINKKEMRKALKSAIAATASEELVKARNHLFEGELPKIVSDELNAVKRTKDVAEVLKAVGVYMDVERAKERKRYRAGKGKMRGRRYIGKKSVLIVVDKDDGIIKAAKNLPGVDAVLVKDLNVELLAPGCHAGRLTVWTKSAVNYLGEWLC; translated from the coding sequence ATGAAGGCCAGAGTATTGGGCTTGAACGGTGAAGTTGTGGAGGAAATAGACCTTCCTGAAGTTTTCAACGAGGAGTTCAGACCGGACATCATAAAGAAGGCTGTACTTGCAATTCAGTCTCATAGGAGACAGCCTTATGGTCCAAACCCGCTCAGCGGTGTCAACTATGCCTGGGAAAACTGGGGACCGGGACACGGATATGCAAGGGTTCCGAGATGGAAACTTGGAAGAAGGGCCGTGGTCGTCCCTCAAGCCGTAGGAGGGAGGAGAGCGCATCCTCCAAAGCCACAGAGAAAGTGGGCAGAGAAAATAAACAAAAAGGAGATGAGAAAGGCCCTGAAATCGGCGATAGCTGCAACAGCCAGTGAGGAGCTTGTAAAGGCGAGAAATCATCTTTTTGAAGGAGAACTGCCCAAGATTGTGAGTGACGAGCTGAATGCGGTCAAGAGAACAAAGGATGTTGCCGAGGTTTTAAAGGCAGTTGGTGTTTACATGGACGTTGAAAGGGCAAAGGAAAGAAAGAGGTACAGGGCTGGAAAAGGGAAAATGAGGGGAAGAAGATATATCGGAAAGAAAAGCGTTCTGATCGTTGTGGATAAGGATGATGGAATAATCAAGGCAGCAAAGAACCTTCCGGGAGTTGACGCGGTCCTCGTTAAAGATCTTAATGTTGAACTCCTTGCTCCCGGATGCCATGCCGGAAGATTGACCGTGTGGACGAAATCGGCTGTGAATTATCTGGGTGAGTGGTTATGCTGA
- a CDS encoding 50S ribosomal protein L23: MLIRCFLVTEKSVAELEKNVLTAIVDIRARKQDIKREIERLFNVEVDRVNTLITPKGEKKAYIKLKPDYSAEEVLSKLGVF; encoded by the coding sequence ATGCTGATCAGATGTTTTCTCGTAACAGAAAAGAGCGTTGCGGAGCTTGAAAAAAATGTTCTCACGGCTATAGTGGACATAAGGGCAAGAAAGCAGGACATCAAAAGGGAGATCGAGAGGCTGTTTAACGTTGAGGTTGACAGGGTGAACACCCTGATAACACCAAAAGGTGAGAAGAAGGCCTACATAAAATTAAAGCCGGATTATTCGGCTGAAGAGGTTCTTTCAAAGCTGGGAGTGTTCTGA
- a CDS encoding 50S ribosomal protein L2 → MGKRIISQNRGKGTPTYRAPSHKYRAEVKHLRFKDDTVVAKVVDIQHDPARNGPVALVQLPDGRREYILAVEGIGTGDLIYAGDSVQISSGNITYLKNIPEGTPVCNIEAQPGDGGKFIRSSGTFGFIVSREEDKVLVQMPSGKLKWFHPNCRAMIGVVAGGGRTDKPFVKAGKKYYKMRSKAAKWPRVRGVAMNAVDHPFGGGKHQHVGKPKTVSRNAPPGRKVGSIAARRTGVRR, encoded by the coding sequence ATGGGTAAAAGAATAATCTCTCAAAATAGGGGGAAAGGAACCCCAACTTACAGGGCTCCGTCTCACAAATACAGGGCCGAGGTCAAGCATCTCAGGTTTAAGGATGATACCGTTGTTGCGAAGGTTGTTGATATCCAGCATGATCCTGCGAGAAATGGTCCGGTGGCCTTGGTACAGCTCCCGGATGGGAGAAGGGAGTACATTCTTGCCGTTGAAGGAATTGGAACCGGAGATCTGATATATGCCGGAGACAGTGTTCAGATCTCATCGGGAAATATCACATACCTCAAAAACATTCCGGAGGGCACACCTGTTTGTAACATTGAAGCTCAGCCCGGTGATGGGGGCAAGTTCATCAGATCAAGTGGGACTTTTGGATTCATAGTTTCCAGAGAAGAAGATAAGGTGCTTGTGCAGATGCCGTCTGGAAAGCTGAAATGGTTCCATCCGAACTGCAGGGCTATGATCGGCGTGGTAGCAGGTGGCGGAAGGACGGATAAGCCCTTTGTCAAGGCTGGGAAGAAATACTACAAGATGAGGAGCAAGGCTGCAAAATGGCCACGCGTTAGGGGTGTGGCCATGAACGCTGTTGACCATCCATTCGGTGGTGGTAAGCACCAGCATGTTGGTAAGCCCAAGACTGTGAGTCGTAACGCTCCTCCGGGCAGGAAAGTTGGAAGTATTGCCGCTCGCAGGACTGGTGTGAGGAGGTGA
- the rpsS gene encoding 30S ribosomal protein S19 gives MALKSKVVRPRDFKYRGYTLEELQKMPLDELAKLLPSRERRKIKRGFTEQEEKLLRKLRKKGMARTHCRDMVVLPEMVGKVIFVHNGREFVRVEIKPEMIGHRLGEFAQTRRFEKHSGPGVGATRSSKYVPLK, from the coding sequence ATGGCGTTAAAGAGTAAGGTTGTAAGACCGAGAGATTTCAAATATCGCGGTTACACACTTGAAGAATTGCAGAAAATGCCACTTGACGAGCTTGCAAAGCTTTTACCGTCAAGAGAAAGGAGAAAGATCAAACGAGGATTTACTGAGCAGGAGGAAAAACTCCTGAGAAAGCTCAGGAAGAAGGGAATGGCAAGGACGCACTGCAGAGACATGGTGGTGCTGCCTGAGATGGTTGGCAAGGTAATTTTTGTCCACAACGGCAGGGAATTTGTCAGAGTTGAAATAAAACCGGAGATGATAGGACACCGTCTGGGCGAGTTCGCTCAGACAAGGCGTTTCGAGAAACACAGCGGTCCTGGTGTCGGTGCTACGAGAAGCAGTAAATACGTGCCGCTGAAGTGA
- the rplV gene encoding 50S ribosomal protein L22: MARVNYAYKPEDDTRAAKAMGYEMPISLKHAVEICREIRGKKIEEARKLLEDVIEMRKPLPFRKHKKKVAHKRGLEKWYAGRYPQKAAKYILKVIKNLEANAEYKGLDVENLVIVHAQAQKGRVIQRYMPRAFGRATPRFQQLTTVELVAEVR; this comes from the coding sequence ATGGCGAGGGTAAATTACGCTTACAAACCGGAGGATGATACAAGGGCTGCAAAGGCTATGGGCTATGAGATGCCGATAAGTCTCAAACATGCCGTTGAGATATGCAGAGAGATAAGGGGGAAGAAGATAGAGGAAGCAAGAAAACTCCTCGAGGACGTCATTGAGATGAGAAAACCGCTGCCCTTCAGAAAGCACAAGAAGAAAGTGGCTCATAAAAGGGGGTTGGAAAAGTGGTATGCTGGAAGGTATCCCCAAAAGGCAGCCAAGTATATCCTGAAGGTGATCAAAAATCTCGAGGCCAATGCCGAGTACAAGGGGCTTGACGTTGAAAACCTGGTTATCGTGCATGCTCAGGCTCAGAAGGGGAGGGTAATTCAGAGATACATGCCAAGGGCCTTTGGAAGGGCAACACCAAGATTTCAGCAGCTTACAACTGTAGAGCTTGTGGCCGAGGTGAGGTAA
- a CDS encoding 30S ribosomal protein S3, whose product MAVERKFVQDRLKKLMVKEWIKGEVRTAGFGGVDILRTPLGTQVTLFVERPGLVIGKGGRRIKTLTEKLKVFGIENPQVSVDEVEKPEFNAQLMASLLARALERGWYFRRAGYRFLYRIMEAGAKGCEIEISGKLVSERARTEKFVAGTIIHTGDPAESMVQKGFDIAIKKLGVLGVSVRIIPPDVTLPDEFEVKDVNVEQMRGGASEDEGDKGDEQRGEAEEAEGAGA is encoded by the coding sequence ATGGCGGTAGAAAGGAAGTTTGTGCAGGATAGGCTGAAAAAGCTGATGGTGAAGGAATGGATTAAAGGAGAGGTCAGAACTGCCGGATTTGGTGGAGTCGATATTCTCAGAACTCCTCTTGGAACACAGGTTACGCTTTTTGTGGAGAGGCCGGGACTCGTTATCGGAAAGGGTGGTAGAAGGATAAAGACTCTAACAGAAAAGCTGAAGGTCTTTGGTATTGAAAATCCTCAGGTTAGCGTTGACGAGGTTGAGAAACCAGAGTTCAACGCACAGCTCATGGCCTCGCTTCTGGCAAGGGCACTCGAGAGAGGATGGTATTTCAGAAGGGCAGGTTACAGGTTCCTTTACAGGATAATGGAGGCCGGAGCAAAAGGGTGTGAAATTGAGATCAGCGGAAAACTCGTCAGTGAGAGGGCGAGAACGGAAAAGTTTGTCGCCGGAACGATAATCCACACTGGAGATCCAGCGGAGAGCATGGTTCAGAAAGGATTTGATATTGCAATTAAGAAGCTTGGGGTGCTTGGAGTTAGCGTGAGAATTATACCTCCCGACGTCACACTTCCTGATGAGTTTGAGGTTAAGGACGTTAATGTTGAACAGATGAGAGGTGGTGCAAGTGAAGATGAGGGAGATAAGGGAGATGAGCAGAGAGGAGAAGCTGAAGAAGCTGAGGGAGCTGGAGCTTGA
- the rpmC gene encoding 50S ribosomal protein L29, which produces MREIREMSREEKLKKLRELELELLKLRTLVRSGGAVENPGRIGVIRRDIARLKMALCQEGFRV; this is translated from the coding sequence ATGAGGGAGATAAGGGAGATGAGCAGAGAGGAGAAGCTGAAGAAGCTGAGGGAGCTGGAGCTTGAACTTCTGAAGCTCAGAACACTTGTGAGGAGCGGTGGCGCAGTAGAAAATCCCGGAAGAATAGGCGTCATCAGGCGTGATATCGCAAGGTTGAAGATGGCACTATGTCAGGAAGGATTCAGGGTGTAG
- a CDS encoding ribonuclease P component 1 family protein has product MSGRIQGVDLIARDWIGLTVEVIESPNADEVGLRGEVVDETQNTLRLLTEKGLKVVAKRSRTFRVWYKGNIMRVRGDLISYRPEERIKRGLIVLKRAKGVRI; this is encoded by the coding sequence ATGTCAGGAAGGATTCAGGGTGTAGATTTGATTGCCAGAGACTGGATTGGCTTAACCGTGGAGGTTATTGAGAGTCCGAATGCTGATGAGGTAGGGCTGAGGGGAGAAGTGGTGGATGAGACCCAGAACACTCTCCGATTGCTGACTGAAAAAGGTTTAAAAGTCGTGGCGAAAAGAAGTAGAACCTTCAGAGTATGGTATAAAGGTAATATCATGCGAGTAAGGGGTGATTTAATATCTTACAGGCCTGAGGAAAGGATAAAGAGAGGTTTGATTGTGCTTAAAAGGGCAAAAGGTGTTAGGATATGA
- a CDS encoding 30S ribosomal protein S17, producing the protein MRDIGIDVKPPERECDDKNCPYHGELSVRGQILRGKVVKVYGKTAVVERELVRYVPKYERYMKKRSKFHAHNPRCVRARVGDVVTIGECRPISKTKSFVILEVVNSEGDKS; encoded by the coding sequence ATGAGAGATATAGGTATTGATGTGAAGCCTCCGGAGAGAGAGTGTGATGATAAGAACTGTCCGTATCACGGTGAGCTGTCAGTGAGAGGGCAGATACTCAGGGGTAAAGTAGTAAAGGTTTACGGTAAAACGGCAGTGGTTGAAAGAGAGCTCGTACGATACGTTCCGAAATATGAGAGGTACATGAAGAAGAGGTCAAAGTTTCATGCTCACAATCCGAGATGTGTGAGGGCGAGAGTGGGAGATGTGGTTACGATTGGAGAATGCAGACCGATCAGCAAAACAAAAAGCTTTGTGATATTGGAGGTGGTAAACAGTGAAGGCGATAAGAGCTAA
- the rpl14p gene encoding 50S ribosomal protein L14 encodes MKAIRANIPRALPTGARLVCADNTGARELEIIAVKGYKGVRRRYPAAGVGDIVVVTVKKGTPEIRKQVHYAVIVRQRKEYRRPDGTRVKFEDNAAVITNERGEPRGSEIRGAVAREAAERFTKIGTIASVIV; translated from the coding sequence GTGAAGGCGATAAGAGCTAACATTCCGAGAGCTTTGCCGACCGGGGCCAGATTGGTTTGCGCAGACAATACCGGGGCCAGAGAACTTGAGATTATAGCCGTAAAAGGGTACAAGGGGGTAAGGAGAAGATACCCGGCTGCTGGCGTTGGAGATATAGTGGTTGTTACGGTTAAGAAGGGAACACCGGAAATCAGGAAACAGGTGCACTATGCTGTGATAGTAAGGCAGAGGAAGGAGTATCGGAGGCCTGATGGTACGAGAGTCAAATTTGAGGATAATGCGGCCGTTATAACAAATGAAAGAGGAGAGCCGAGAGGATCAGAGATCCGAGGTGCAGTTGCGAGAGAGGCTGCAGAAAGGTTCACGAAGATAGGGACAATTGCGTCCGTAATCGTGTGA
- the rplX gene encoding 50S ribosomal protein L24, which yields MAVPKSKQPRKQRRWLYKTSKLHERHKLLHATLSKDLRKKYGKRAIRIRKGDKVRVMRGQFAGHEGRVLEVDMKRCRISVDGITITKADGTEVAFPLHPSNVMIVDLGEVDDVRKKILER from the coding sequence ATGGCGGTTCCCAAATCCAAACAGCCCAGGAAGCAAAGAAGGTGGCTTTATAAGACCTCAAAGCTTCATGAGAGGCATAAATTGCTTCATGCTACTCTATCCAAAGATTTGAGGAAGAAGTATGGAAAGAGGGCCATAAGGATCAGGAAGGGGGACAAAGTTAGGGTTATGCGGGGACAGTTTGCAGGACATGAGGGACGAGTTCTGGAGGTTGATATGAAGAGATGCAGAATATCGGTAGATGGTATTACGATTACAAAGGCTGATGGTACTGAAGTTGCATTCCCGCTTCACCCATCTAACGTTATGATAGTTGACCTTGGTGAGGTTGATGACGTCAGAAAGAAAATACTTGAGAGGTGA
- a CDS encoding 30S ribosomal protein S4e has protein sequence MHQKRLSAPKTYKIPRKVSKWVVKPSPGPHNKEAVPLLVIVRDFLELTDTAREARRVISAGEILVDGIVRKDYKFPVGLFDVITIPKLEKSYRILFDEKGRYIPKEVDDADLKLYKIVNKTIVRGGKVQLNLFDGTNLLGSNDYSTKDSILVKIPEKEIVDHLKFEEGALVMITGGTHAGEIGRLKDYKVVRGSAPNLVTVEGEKREITTIEDYVFVVGKKDGDRPVIDLGV, from the coding sequence TTGCATCAAAAAAGACTTTCAGCTCCGAAAACTTACAAAATACCGAGAAAAGTTTCTAAGTGGGTGGTAAAGCCGTCGCCAGGTCCCCACAACAAGGAGGCAGTTCCACTTCTGGTAATTGTCAGAGACTTCCTTGAACTGACGGATACTGCAAGAGAAGCCAGAAGGGTCATCTCTGCTGGAGAGATTCTGGTTGATGGTATTGTGAGAAAGGACTACAAGTTCCCTGTTGGACTTTTCGACGTTATTACAATTCCAAAGCTTGAAAAAAGCTACAGAATACTGTTCGATGAGAAAGGCAGGTACATTCCGAAAGAGGTGGATGATGCCGATCTGAAACTCTACAAGATCGTAAACAAAACCATTGTGAGGGGAGGGAAAGTTCAGCTTAACCTTTTCGATGGAACCAATCTGCTCGGGTCGAACGATTACAGTACGAAGGACAGCATTCTAGTGAAAATCCCTGAAAAAGAAATTGTTGACCATCTGAAGTTTGAAGAAGGTGCGCTTGTGATGATTACGGGTGGAACTCATGCCGGTGAGATTGGCAGATTGAAAGATTACAAGGTCGTCAGAGGATCGGCTCCAAACCTCGTGACTGTTGAGGGAGAGAAGAGGGAGATCACGACTATCGAGGATTACGTTTTCGTTGTTGGTAAAAAGGATGGCGATAGACCTGTGATAGATCTGGGGGTGTAA
- a CDS encoding 50S ribosomal protein L5 — MQAVEAEKKGEGNENPMREVILDKVVINMGIGESGERHQRAYKMLEELIGQKPAVTYSKMTIKNFGIRKGEAIGIKVTLRGEKALKFLKDALTVKEMRLSKKSIGDGYFAFGIAEHIDLPGVEYDPDVGIFGMDVCVSLRRRGYRVERRRRKNAKIAPSHRVTKEDTIKWLESMGVIVE; from the coding sequence ATGCAGGCCGTTGAGGCAGAAAAGAAAGGCGAAGGAAATGAAAATCCAATGAGGGAGGTTATTCTCGACAAGGTTGTAATCAACATGGGTATTGGTGAGAGTGGTGAGAGACACCAGAGAGCCTACAAGATGCTTGAGGAACTTATCGGTCAGAAACCGGCTGTTACGTACTCCAAGATGACCATAAAGAATTTCGGAATAAGAAAGGGAGAAGCAATTGGGATTAAGGTAACCCTTCGTGGTGAGAAGGCGTTAAAGTTCCTTAAAGATGCCCTCACGGTTAAAGAGATGAGACTCAGCAAAAAGTCCATTGGGGATGGTTACTTTGCCTTTGGAATTGCCGAGCACATAGATCTGCCGGGGGTTGAGTATGACCCGGATGTGGGCATATTCGGTATGGATGTCTGTGTTTCCCTGAGAAGAAGGGGATACAGAGTGGAGAGGAGAAGAAGAAAGAATGCCAAAATTGCTCCCTCTCACAGAGTTACCAAGGAGGATACGATAAAGTGGCTTGAATCCATGGGGGTGATTGTCGAATGA
- a CDS encoding 30S ribosomal protein S14 — protein MKKEPTKKFGRGANECRRCGRRRGLIRMYGLYLCRQCFRETAAELGFKKYW, from the coding sequence ATGAAGAAAGAGCCAACCAAGAAATTTGGGAGAGGAGCCAACGAGTGTAGAAGGTGTGGAAGAAGAAGAGGCTTGATCAGGATGTATGGCCTCTATCTCTGCAGGCAGTGCTTCAGAGAGACCGCTGCAGAGCTTGGTTTTAAGAAGTACTGGTGA
- a CDS encoding 30S ribosomal protein S8: MSVDTLSNAMIAIKNAEMVGAKKCEIKPASKLVGNVLKVMKEYGYIKGFEYIEDHKGGMFVVELSGNINDCGSIKPRFSSSVTEYENYEKRYLPARDFGILIVSTTKGVMSQIEARKQRLGGVLLAYVY; encoded by the coding sequence ATGAGTGTTGACACGCTTTCAAATGCGATGATTGCAATAAAAAATGCAGAGATGGTTGGAGCCAAAAAGTGCGAGATAAAGCCCGCATCAAAACTAGTCGGAAATGTACTGAAGGTCATGAAGGAATACGGATACATAAAGGGCTTTGAGTACATTGAGGATCACAAGGGTGGCATGTTCGTGGTGGAGCTTTCAGGAAATATAAACGATTGTGGATCGATAAAGCCGAGGTTTTCGTCTTCGGTGACGGAATACGAGAATTACGAAAAAAGATATCTCCCTGCGAGAGATTTTGGAATTCTGATAGTTTCCACCACAAAGGGAGTGATGTCCCAGATAGAGGCGAGAAAACAAAGACTTGGAGGTGTTCTGCTTGCTTACGTCTACTGA